TCTCCAGCTTCGACCGCACCGGGGGCAACGACGACGGGTTCGTCGGCACGTACTCCTGCCTGCGCGAGAGCGGGGACGGGTGCGTCCTGGCGGAGCACACCGGCGCGGGGGAGATCGGCTCGATCTGGTTCACCCGGGACAGCGGCGACGTGACGGCCACGGGGAACATCGTCATTGAGCTCGACGGCGTCACGGTGCTCGACGCGCCCCTGCAGGACGTCGTCGACGGTGACCTCGGCGCGCCGTTCATCTACCCGTTCGTGGCCAACGCCGACCAGAGCTCGGGCGGGGTCTACCTCAAGGTCCCCATGCCCTTCCGTGAGTCCATGCGGGTGACGACGACGAACAACCCGCTCTTCTACCACGTGACCTACCGGACGCTGGCGGACGCGGAGGGGGTCGCCACCTTCGACCCGGACGAGGTCCCGACCGACGTCCTCGCGGCCGCCGCGACCTGGGGCAGCGCCGACCCGAAGCCGGCGCGTCCCGGCGCCGTGACGACCCCGGCGACGGTCACCCTGGACCCCGGCGAGTCGGTGCGCCTCGCGCAGGCGGACGGTCCCGGGCTCGTCACCGAGCTGCGCCTGCGCCTGCCGCAGGTAGTCGGGGCCCCGACGAGCCCCACCATCACCGACGACGGCCGGGCGTTCACCGGGTCGAGCACGTTCACGGCGGCGATCGACCCCGACAACGACGGCGTGCGGCTGACCCGCCGGTTCGACACCATCTCCACCGACCAGCGGGCGAGCGTGAGCGTCGACGGCGTCGTTGTCGGGGAGTGGGTGCCCATCGCCGGCGCACCCGGCCAGTGGACGGACCAGACGGTGGAGCTGCCCGCGTCGGCGACGGCGGGCAGGAGCGAGATCACCATCACCACCACGTTCGTCTCCGCCGGGATCGACTACAGCGAGTTCCGGTACTGGGTGGACTCCGTCGTGGAGGGGGAGCCCGTCCGGACCGACGAGATCGACGTCGGCGCGGGGACGGCGGCGCTGGCGAGCGAGGCCGCCCACGACTACGTCATCACCGGGCAGACGTGGGAGGGGGTACGGACCTACAGCTACCCCAGCGAGGTGCCCGACGAGGAGGCGGTGCTCGCCTCCGACGCGCTGCTGCGGGGCCTGCGCCTGAGGATGACGTTCGACGGGGAACGCACGGTCGATGCTCCCGTCGGGGAGTTCTTCGGCTCCGGGCTCGGCGAGACGGACGTCCGCGCGCTCATGTTCGGGATGGACGCCGGGGAGGGCGGGTCCTACTGGTCGTGGTGGCCCATGCCGTACGCCTCGGGCATGTCCGTGGAGCTCGTCAACACCTCCGACGTCTCCCTCGAGGCGGGGGAGGCGTGGGTCACCACCGCGGAGGACGCGGCGATCGCCGCCGCCCTCACCGGCCCCAGCCCGGAGCTCGGCTACTTCCGCGCCGACAGCCGCGCCGGGGAGACGGTCGTCGGCGAGGACTGGCTCTTCCTCGACACCGCCGGGACCGGGCGGTTCGTCGGCGTGAGCCACACCATGGAGGGCCACATCACCGCCGGGAACATCCGCAACTACCTCGAGGGCGACGAGCGGGTCTACGTCGACGGCTCGCGGACCCCCCAGATCTACGGCACCGGCACGGAGGACTTCTACGAGGGCGGGTGGTACTTCAACCGCAACGAGTTCTCCGCCCCGATGAACGGGGCGCCCGAGATGGAGACGGGCAGCCTCGGCTGCGAGTACCAGTGCGACGCGGCCTACCGGCTGATGATCGCCGAGGCCGTCGACTTCGGGTCCGGCATCCGCTTCGGGATCGAGCCCGGCCCGACGGCGAACGAGCCCGCCCGCTACAGCTCGACCGCGTTCTGGTACGGCCACGTCGACCGTTCCTCGCTCCGGGTGACCGACACCATCGACGTCGGCGATGCCGCCAGTGAGGACGCCCACGGGTACCGCTCCGGGGGCGACGTGCAGTCGCTGACGTCGGCGTTCGAGGGCGACCAGGACACGGTGCCCATGACGGAGGACCTGCGCGCGAGCGAGGACCCGGTGGAGTTCACCGTCGCGGTCGCGCCGGGCAACGACGGGGTGCGGCTGCGGCGGGTCTCCGACCAGGCGCAGGCCTATCAGGCCGTCACCGTCGAGGTCAACGGGGAGGACGCCGGGGTGTGGACGCAGCCGCTCGGCAACACGAGCGACCGGTGGCTCGAGGACACCTTCGACCTCCCGCCGCACCTCACGCAGGACGGCGACTGCGTGCTCAGCATCGTCCTCACGCCGCTGCCCGGCTCGCCGCCGTGGTCCGCGGCGAGCTACCAGGTGCTCTCCGCGGTGCCCTCCTTCGCGGACCGGACGCCGCCGTCGGCGCCGGCCGGGCTGCTCGCCGAGGGGCTCGAGACGAACGCGATCCGGCTGTCCTGGCGGGCCGCAGCCGACGACGTCGGTGCCGACCGGTACGAGGTCCACGCCTCGACGACGGCCGGGTTCACCCCTTCCCCGCAGACGCTCGTCGCGACGAGCCGGCTGCCCGGTCTCGAGCACACCGGCCTGGGCGTCGGTGAGCGGTGGTACTACCGGGTGCGGGCCGTCGACCTGGCGGGCAACGTGGGACCGTTCACATCCGAGGCGAGCGCCCGGAGCGGCGGGACGCTCCGCATCGAGGGCGAGGCCCTCGACGTCACGGCCGCCGACGCCCCCTGGGAGCGCCAGGGCAACTGCTGCGGCGTGACGTGGTCGGGTGACGCGCAGCTGTGGTTCCGGGCGACGGCGCCGGGCGCGGCCCTGACCGCCAACTTCGAGGTGCCGTCGGCGGGGTCCTACGGCCTCGGCGGGGTCTTCACCCAGGCGCGGGACTACGGCATCGTCGAGGTCCTCGTCGACGGGGAGCGGGTGGGCGAGCCGGTCGACGGCTTCGTGCCCGAGGGTGTCCGGACCACCGACCTCGTCGCGCTGGGCGAGCTCGACCTCGACGCCGGGACCCACGAGATCACCCTCCGGGTCACCGGGCGGGCCGATGCCGCGACCGGCTACCTCGCGGGACTCGACTACCTCGCCCTCGAGGGGGCCCTCGACGGCGCGGACCCGGAGGTCCCGCCGACGCCGGTGCTTCCCGCACCGGTGCCGACGGTGCCCGCGTGCCCCGGCCCGGACCCGACCGACCCCCCGACGACGCCCGGGCCGACCGACCCGCCGACGACCCCGACGGAGCCCCCGTCGAGCCCCGACCCCACCGGCCCCGACCCCACCGGCCCGGACCCGACCGGTCCGCGGACGGACCCGCCCGGTGGGGGAGGAGGGCCCGGCGGGGACCTGCCCCGCACGGGCGTGGGGACGTCCTCGCTCGCGCTCGCCCTGGCCCTGCTTGCGACCGGGGGGCTCCTCGCGATGCTCGCGGCGCGGCGTCGGGCCGGGGGGTCGGTCGGGGGGTGAGCGCCAGGTCCCCCCGGCCGGCGGCCCTATAGTGGCGGCGCCGCTTCCCCGGTCCCGGTGGCCCGGACCCGGCTGGCCCGACCCCGAGGAGTCCCATGGCCCGCATCGTCGACGTCGCTGAGCTGGCCGGCGTGTCGACCGCCACCGTCTCCCGCGTGCTCAACGGCAAGACGGTCAGGCCCGACCTCGACGCGGCCGTGCGCCGTGCGGTGGACGAGCTCGGGTACTCCCCGGACCGCACCGCCCGCTCGCTGCGGCGCCGGCACAGCGACGTCATCGCCCTGGTCCTGCCCGACATCGAGAACCCGTTCTTCACCTCCCTGGCGCGGGGCGTCGAGGACGTCGCCCAGGAGGCGGGGCTGTCCGTGGTCCTGTGCAACACCGACGACGACCCGGTGAAGGAGCAGCGCTACCTCCAGATCGTCGCGGCGGAGAACATGGCCGGCGTCATCCTCGCCCCGGCCGGCGGGACGGCCGCGCTCGCCGCCCTGCTCGAGCGCGGGCGGGCCGTCGTCGTCGTCGACCGCCCGGTGCCGGAGCCCGTGGACCAGGTCGTCTTCGACAACGTCGAGCTGGGGCGCATCGCCGCCGGGGCGCTCATCGACCGCGGGTACCGCCGCATCGCCTGCATCACCGGGCCACGGACGACCCCGACGGCCGTGGACCGGGCCACCGGCTGGGCCCAGGCCCTCGCGGCGGCGGCCCTCGACGCCCCGGACGACCTGCTGGTCCACGCCGACTTCCGCGTCGAGGGCGGCAGGTCGGCGATGGAGGGCCTGCTCGGCACCGAGCACCCCCCGGACGCGGTCCTGGCGACGAACAACCTCGTCGGCGTCGGTGCCCTCCGGGCGCTGGCCCACGGGGACCACGCCGTGGGCGTCGGCATCATCGGCGACCTGCCGTTCGCCACGTCGAACGTCGAGAACGTCTCCTTCCTCCCTCTGCGACCCCGGGAGATGGGCCTCGCGGCGGCGCGCATGCTCGTCGAGCGGGTGCGTGACGGGGCCGGGCCGGTGCGCACGCTCGTGCAGGGCTCCGCCGACCTCGTCGCACCGTCCTCGGGGGTATTGCGCGAGTAATCGATTTCGGGCAGGCTGCGCGGTATGCCGCGCGCGGCCCGACCCACGAAGGACGTTCGATGACGACGTACACCGTGCCCCCGCCCCCCCGGCCCAGGACCGCGCCGCCGCGCACCGCCGTCCTCGTCACCAGCGGCGACCTCCGGGAGCCGGCGAACGTGGCCGGCTGGCCGCTGCAGGCCGCGCTCGAGCGGCTCGTCGCGCAGCGGTTCGACGCGGAGGGGTGGACCCTCGTCCGGGCCTTCGACCCCGATCCGGTCACCGGGCACGGGTTCATCTCCAGCCAGCGGATGGGGCTCGAGGTGTTCCGCGACGTCCCGCCCGAGGCACCCCTCGTCGTCGCCATCGCGAACTGGCAGTACAGCCACCACGTGCTGCACGGGCTGCGCACCCACGCGGGCCCGATCCTCACGGTGGCGAACTTCGAGCCGGCCTGGCCGGGACTCGTCGGCCTGCTCAACCTCAACGCCGGCCTGACGAAGATGGGCCGGGAGTACTCCACCCTCTGGACCGTGGACGGGTCAGACGCGTTCTTCCGCGACGGCATCCGCACCTGGCTCGAGACGGGTCGGGTCGTCCACGACGCCTCGCACGTGCGCGACCTGCCCGCCCTGCCCGACAGTTCCGAGACGGCGCTCGGGCGGGCCCTGGCCGACCAGCTGCGCACCGACAAGGCGATCGTCGGGGTGTTCGACGAGGGCTGCATGGGGATGTACAACGCCATCATCGACGACGAGCTGCTCAACCCGTTGGGCATCTACAAGGAGCGCCTGTCCCAGTCCGAGCTGTGGGCGCAGATGCAGACGGTCCCGGACGTGGAGGCCGACGACGTCGGGCGCTGGCTCCGCGAGGCCGGCATGACGTTCCGGCTCGGTACCGACCCCGCGACCGACCTCACCGAGGACCAGCTGCGCTGGCAGTACAAGATGTACATCTCCGCCCTGCGGATGAGCGACGACTTCGGCCTCGACGCGGTGGGCATCCAGTACCAGCAGGGGATGAGGAACCTCTCCCCGGCGTCCGACCTCGCCGAGGGGCTGCTCAACAACGTCGACCGTCCGCCGGTGACGAGCCGCGACGGGTCGCGGGTGCTGTACGCGGGCCGTGCGCTCCCGCACTTCAACGAGGTCGACGAGGGGGTGGCGGTCGACGCCCTCGTCACCGACCGGATCTGGACGGCGATGGGCCTGGACCCGGCGAACACCCTCCACGACGTGCGCTGGGGCGAGGAGCACGACGGCCGGTACGTGTGGGTCTTCGAGATCTCCGGATCGGTGCCGCCCTCCCACCTCACCGGCGGGTACCGCGGCGCGGAGGGCTGGCGCCAGGGACCGGTCTTCTTCCCCGCCGGCGGGTCGACGATCAACGGGGTCTCCCGGCCCGGGGAGATCGTCTGGTCCCGGCTGTACATCGCCGACGCCCGCCTCCACCTCGACCTCGGGCGAGCGAGCGTCGTCGAGCTGCCTCCCGACGAGACGCGACGGCGGAAGGAGGCGACCAACCCCGAGTGGCCCATCGCGCACGTCGTGCTCCACGGCATCACCCGCGACCAGTTCATGGCGCGGCACAAGGCCAACCACGTCCAGGTCGTCTACGCGCCCGACGGCGCCACCGCGGACGCCGCCCTGACCGCCAAGGCGGCGATGTTCGAGCGCCTGGGCGTGGCCGTGCACCTGTGCGGGGACGTGGCGCTCTAGCGCGCCGCCGTACAGTACGGCCCCAGGAGGTGGGCCGTGGATCTCAACGCCGACGTCGGCGAGTCCTTCGGCGGGTGGACGCTGGGCGACGACGCCGCCATCCTCGGGGCCGTCACCAGCGCCAACGTCGCCTGCGGCTTCCACGCGGGGGACGCGGCCACCGCGCGCCGGGCGTGCGCGCTCGCCGCCGCCGGCGGCGTGAGCGTGGGGGCGCACGTCTCCTACCGCGACCTGGCCGGCTTCGGCCGGCGGTTCCTCGACGTCGACCCGGCCGAGCTCGTCGACGAGGTGATCTACCAGGTCGGGGCGCTCCAGGCGATCGCCGCGGCCGCCGGCACCCGGGTGCGCTACGTCAAGCCGCACGGCGCGCTGTACACCGCCATCGCCCACCACCGACCGCAGGCGCGCGCGGTCGTCGAGGCCGTGCGCACCCTCGACGCCGACCTCCCCCTCCTCGTGCTGCCAGGGACCGTGGTGGAGGAGGAGGCCGCAGCGGTCGGCGTGACCGCCGTCGTCGAGGCCTTCGCGGACCGCGCGTACGAGGCGGACGGCACGCTGGTGTCGCGGGGTCAGCCGGGCGCGGTCCTCACCGACCCGGCGCAGGTGGCTGCCCGGGTGGTCCGGCTCGCGACGGAGGGGACCGTCGAGGCCGTCGACGGCGCGACCGTCGCCGTTGCCGCCCAGAGCGTGTGCGTCCACGGGGACACGCCCGGAGCGGTCGGCATCGCCACCGCGGTCCGGGCCGCCCTCGAGGCCGCCGGCGTGCCGCTGCGCCCCTTCCGGTGACGTCGCCGCCGCCGACGACCGCCCGGCCCCGGCGGGTCCGCGCCGTGGGGGACCGGGCGCTCCTCGTCGAGTGCGCGGACCTGGCGGACGTGCTCGCCCTGCACGCCGCCCTCACGGCGGCGTCGCTGCCGGGGCTGGTCGACGCCGTCGCCGCCGCCCGCACGGTGCTGGTGCGCGCCGCGGACCGGGCGTCCCGGGACCGCATCGCCCGCGCCCTCCCCGACCTGCCCGCGGCCCGGCGCCACGACGCCGCCCGCGGGCTCGTCACCATCGACACCGTGTACGACGGCGAGGACCTCGCCGCCGTCGCCGCGCTCACCGGGCAGAGCCGCGACGCCGTCGTCGCCGCCCACGCCGGTCAGGTGTGGAGGGCGGCGTTCGGCGGCTTCGCCCCGGGGTTCACCTACCTCCTCGGGGCGGGGCTCGACGTCCCCCGCCGGGCGTCCCCGCGCACGGTGGTGCCGGCCGGCGCGGTGGCGCTCGCGGGGGAGTTCTCCGCCGTCTACCCCCGCGCCTCGCCGGGCGGGTGGCAGCTCATCGGCCGCACCGACGCGCCGCTGTGGGACCTCGAGCGCGACCCGCCGGCGCTGGTGCGTCCCGGGGACGGGGTGCGGTTCCGCGCGGTCCGCGAGCGGGTCGCGGCGACGGGGGCCCCACGCCGGCCGGCGGTCGGGCCCGCGCCCGAGTCGGCGGGCAGTCCGCCGCCCGACCTTCCCTACGGCGCCCTCCTCGTCCTGGCCGCCGGCCCGCTCAGCCTGCTCGAGGACCTGGGCCGCCCCGGCCGGGCCGACCTCGGCGTCAGCCCTTCCGGCGCCGTGGACCGCGGGTCGGCCCGCCAGGCCAACCGGCTCGTCGGCAACGACCGCTCCGCCGCCGTCGTCGAGACGGTGCTCGGCGGGCTGGAGCTGCGCGCCCACGGCACCCAGGTGGTCGCGGTCTCCGGTGCCCCGGCACCGCTCACCGTCCTCGACGGCGACGGCGAGCCGCGCGGCCACCCGCCCACGGACGCGCCGTTCGCCCTGCGCGACGGCGAGGTCCTCCGGCTCGGTACGCCCCCGTACGGCCTGCGGTCCTACGTCGCCCTCCGCGGCGGCCTCGCCGTGCCCCCGGTGCTGGGCAGCCGTTCCACGGACGTCCTCGCAGGCCTCGGCCCGGCGCCGCTCGCCGCGGGCACCCTCCTGCCGGTCGGGGCACCACCGCGCGCCGCCGTCGGCCTCCCGGAACCGGGCCGGGTGCGCGAGGGTGGCCTCACCCGGGTGACGGTGCTCCCCGGGCCCCGCGCCGACTGGCTCACCGAGGGCTCCCTCGACCGGCTGGGGCGGCGGGAGTGGGTCGTCACCGACCGCTCGAACCGGGTGGGTCTGCGCCTGGACGGGCCGCCGCTCGTCCGCGCCGTCGAGACCGAGCTGCCCAGCGAGGGGGCCGTCGCCGGGGCGGTCCAGGTCCCCGCCGACGGACGCCCGGTCCTCTTCCTCGCCGACCACCCCGTCACCGGTGGCTACCCCGTTGTCGCCGTCGTGCGGGACGCCGACCTCGACGCCCTCGCCCAGGTGCGGCCGGGGGAGCGGGTGCGGCTGGGGCTCGCCCGGCAGGCGGCGGCCCGCCACCCAGGGGTGTGACCCGCCTCACGAAACGACGGGCCTGACGTGCGCTCCGCCCCACGACCCCCCATTGTCATAAGAGCGCGAGGTATCAGGTGAATGCTGCCCTGCCCGTGCGCCCCCTTTCACTGACAGGACAGGACACACTTATGCCCGAGAACCAGACGAAGAACACCAAGAACACCAACACCGCGAAGAACCGCGGCACCCGCCGCGCGAAGACCACCGGGCTGGCCGTTGCCGCCGCCGGCATCGTCGTCTTCAACATCTCGCCCTTCCTCAACTGGGTGAACCCCGAGGACAGCGCGGACCCGCGCACCGGTTACGAGACGGACTCCCTCGTCCCCTTCATCGCCTACCTCGGCCTCGGCCTCCTCGTGGCGATGTTCTACGCCACCAAGCGCGCGCGCCGCGGCCAGCACCGTGGCCTGACCCTCGTCTCGATGGCGGTCGGCATCGCGGCGGCCCTCCAGTGCCTCGCCTTCGCCATCAACCCGATGGGTGGGCTCGAGCGCGGGGACGACCTCTCCACCGACATGGGCGTGTGGGTCGGTCTCATCGGTGCAGCGGTCTGGGCCATCGGCTCCTACCTGCTCGCCAAGGAGATCGAGGGCGACGACGACGAGCACACGGACAACTACACCCGCGACAACGCTCGCTGATCCACCGCACTGCACTGATCCACCGCACTGCACAGGGACCCGGCTCGGGCGGCACATGCCGCCGGGGGCCGGGTTTCTCGTTCCCAGGACGGCACGGTCAGGCGCCGTTACGGTGAGCGCACCCACGGCAGGAGGAGCGATGGCCAAGCACCCCAAGCGGATCGGCGTCCTCACCGCCGGCGGTGACAGCCCCGGGCTCAACGCGGCCATCCGCGGCCTCGGCAAGGCGGTCATCGGCCACCACGGCATGGAGATGATCGGCTTCCGCGACGGGATCCGCGGCCTCGCCGAGGACCGCACGGTCCCGCTCGACCGGGCGGCGCTGTCGGGCATCCTCACCATCGGCGGCACGATCCTCGGCACC
The sequence above is a segment of the Georgenia faecalis genome. Coding sequences within it:
- a CDS encoding glycoside hydrolase family 172 protein — translated: MDARSTWTARLVGLGAAAVVAVGGLLVPAVAAARTPVAAPEPVVTAQAGETADQGPVGWDTYRRLDLLPTMTSGVQTKQFSSFDRTGGNDDGFVGTYSCLRESGDGCVLAEHTGAGEIGSIWFTRDSGDVTATGNIVIELDGVTVLDAPLQDVVDGDLGAPFIYPFVANADQSSGGVYLKVPMPFRESMRVTTTNNPLFYHVTYRTLADAEGVATFDPDEVPTDVLAAAATWGSADPKPARPGAVTTPATVTLDPGESVRLAQADGPGLVTELRLRLPQVVGAPTSPTITDDGRAFTGSSTFTAAIDPDNDGVRLTRRFDTISTDQRASVSVDGVVVGEWVPIAGAPGQWTDQTVELPASATAGRSEITITTTFVSAGIDYSEFRYWVDSVVEGEPVRTDEIDVGAGTAALASEAAHDYVITGQTWEGVRTYSYPSEVPDEEAVLASDALLRGLRLRMTFDGERTVDAPVGEFFGSGLGETDVRALMFGMDAGEGGSYWSWWPMPYASGMSVELVNTSDVSLEAGEAWVTTAEDAAIAAALTGPSPELGYFRADSRAGETVVGEDWLFLDTAGTGRFVGVSHTMEGHITAGNIRNYLEGDERVYVDGSRTPQIYGTGTEDFYEGGWYFNRNEFSAPMNGAPEMETGSLGCEYQCDAAYRLMIAEAVDFGSGIRFGIEPGPTANEPARYSSTAFWYGHVDRSSLRVTDTIDVGDAASEDAHGYRSGGDVQSLTSAFEGDQDTVPMTEDLRASEDPVEFTVAVAPGNDGVRLRRVSDQAQAYQAVTVEVNGEDAGVWTQPLGNTSDRWLEDTFDLPPHLTQDGDCVLSIVLTPLPGSPPWSAASYQVLSAVPSFADRTPPSAPAGLLAEGLETNAIRLSWRAAADDVGADRYEVHASTTAGFTPSPQTLVATSRLPGLEHTGLGVGERWYYRVRAVDLAGNVGPFTSEASARSGGTLRIEGEALDVTAADAPWERQGNCCGVTWSGDAQLWFRATAPGAALTANFEVPSAGSYGLGGVFTQARDYGIVEVLVDGERVGEPVDGFVPEGVRTTDLVALGELDLDAGTHEITLRVTGRADAATGYLAGLDYLALEGALDGADPEVPPTPVLPAPVPTVPACPGPDPTDPPTTPGPTDPPTTPTEPPSSPDPTGPDPTGPDPTGPRTDPPGGGGGPGGDLPRTGVGTSSLALALALLATGGLLAMLAARRRAGGSVGG
- a CDS encoding LacI family DNA-binding transcriptional regulator; amino-acid sequence: MARIVDVAELAGVSTATVSRVLNGKTVRPDLDAAVRRAVDELGYSPDRTARSLRRRHSDVIALVLPDIENPFFTSLARGVEDVAQEAGLSVVLCNTDDDPVKEQRYLQIVAAENMAGVILAPAGGTAALAALLERGRAVVVVDRPVPEPVDQVVFDNVELGRIAAGALIDRGYRRIACITGPRTTPTAVDRATGWAQALAAAALDAPDDLLVHADFRVEGGRSAMEGLLGTEHPPDAVLATNNLVGVGALRALAHGDHAVGVGIIGDLPFATSNVENVSFLPLRPREMGLAAARMLVERVRDGAGPVRTLVQGSADLVAPSSGVLRE
- a CDS encoding fucose isomerase produces the protein MTTYTVPPPPRPRTAPPRTAVLVTSGDLREPANVAGWPLQAALERLVAQRFDAEGWTLVRAFDPDPVTGHGFISSQRMGLEVFRDVPPEAPLVVAIANWQYSHHVLHGLRTHAGPILTVANFEPAWPGLVGLLNLNAGLTKMGREYSTLWTVDGSDAFFRDGIRTWLETGRVVHDASHVRDLPALPDSSETALGRALADQLRTDKAIVGVFDEGCMGMYNAIIDDELLNPLGIYKERLSQSELWAQMQTVPDVEADDVGRWLREAGMTFRLGTDPATDLTEDQLRWQYKMYISALRMSDDFGLDAVGIQYQQGMRNLSPASDLAEGLLNNVDRPPVTSRDGSRVLYAGRALPHFNEVDEGVAVDALVTDRIWTAMGLDPANTLHDVRWGEEHDGRYVWVFEISGSVPPSHLTGGYRGAEGWRQGPVFFPAGGSTINGVSRPGEIVWSRLYIADARLHLDLGRASVVELPPDETRRRKEATNPEWPIAHVVLHGITRDQFMARHKANHVQVVYAPDGATADAALTAKAAMFERLGVAVHLCGDVAL
- a CDS encoding LamB/YcsF family protein — encoded protein: MDLNADVGESFGGWTLGDDAAILGAVTSANVACGFHAGDAATARRACALAAAGGVSVGAHVSYRDLAGFGRRFLDVDPAELVDEVIYQVGALQAIAAAAGTRVRYVKPHGALYTAIAHHRPQARAVVEAVRTLDADLPLLVLPGTVVEEEAAAVGVTAVVEAFADRAYEADGTLVSRGQPGAVLTDPAQVAARVVRLATEGTVEAVDGATVAVAAQSVCVHGDTPGAVGIATAVRAALEAAGVPLRPFR
- a CDS encoding urea amidolyase family protein — its product is MTSPPPTTARPRRVRAVGDRALLVECADLADVLALHAALTAASLPGLVDAVAAARTVLVRAADRASRDRIARALPDLPAARRHDAARGLVTIDTVYDGEDLAAVAALTGQSRDAVVAAHAGQVWRAAFGGFAPGFTYLLGAGLDVPRRASPRTVVPAGAVALAGEFSAVYPRASPGGWQLIGRTDAPLWDLERDPPALVRPGDGVRFRAVRERVAATGAPRRPAVGPAPESAGSPPPDLPYGALLVLAAGPLSLLEDLGRPGRADLGVSPSGAVDRGSARQANRLVGNDRSAAVVETVLGGLELRAHGTQVVAVSGAPAPLTVLDGDGEPRGHPPTDAPFALRDGEVLRLGTPPYGLRSYVALRGGLAVPPVLGSRSTDVLAGLGPAPLAAGTLLPVGAPPRAAVGLPEPGRVREGGLTRVTVLPGPRADWLTEGSLDRLGRREWVVTDRSNRVGLRLDGPPLVRAVETELPSEGAVAGAVQVPADGRPVLFLADHPVTGGYPVVAVVRDADLDALAQVRPGERVRLGLARQAAARHPGV